The genomic interval GACTGCCGCGTGGTGCGCGCTCCCACGGCGGACCAGGTCTGCTCCCTGCGGCCCAAGGAGCAGGAGACCATCGCTGGTGCCCGGGTGGCGAGCCTCTATTACTTCTATGATCAGGCCCGCCTGACGGGTATCACCATCAGCTTGCCTGAGAGCCATTTCCAGGCCGTGGCCCAGGCCCTGGAGGCCAAGTACGGTCCGGCCCAGACCAGCGTGGAGGCGGTGAAGAACCTGAAAGGCGACAGCTTCGAGAATCGCACCCTCACCTGGCGCCAGGGGGAAGCCCGACTCCAGTTCCAGCGCTATGCAGGGCGCCTGGACCAATCCCTGCTTAAGCTCAACGACGAGGCTGCCGCCGAACGCATCCGCCAACGTCGCTCCCGGGACCCCGGGCAGGACCTCTGATCCCCTGGTAACAGGGCGCTCTCTTCCTGCCCCGGGTTTTCATGGGGATGAAGACAATGTCCATGGAGGACTCGAGCAGGATCCGAATGGCCCCGCCGAAGCAGAGGGCCCCTTTGCTATGGGCTGATGCTGTTTGCCCGGCGCCGAGAAGGGACCTTTGTCAAGAACATCAGGGTTGGCCCGTGACGGGCCGATGATGTGTGCCGCCCATGAGGCCACGGTAAGGGGGGCGTTCAGGCTGCCGCTCTAATTTCCTGGCGCGGGGGACAGGGTGTTGCCTTCGAAAACGATTCCTTGCAAAGGCGTGCCCAAGGTCTGCTGACGCAGTTTCGCACCCTTTTCAAAGGGGATGGGGGTGGACACGAAGGTGTTGCCGACGATGGTGTTGTCGTCGTCCTCCACCCGCACGCCCACGGCCACATCGACGAAGCGGTTTCCCCGTACCTGATTGTGGCTGGCGTGGTCGGGAAAGTGGCCCGGGGCCAGATAGGGGGGGTCGCCGCAGTCCCAGCTGCTCAGGTCCCTGCTTTGCCGCGAGGCGATCCACACGCCCACCTTCTCGTCCTCGATGGTGTTGCCCTGTATCAGATTGTGGTCGGCGTGCTGCCAGCGGGGCACGCTCTGGGGGTTGGTGTTGATGTGTTCCTGGCAGTTCTTGTACAGGAATATGCCACCCGCGGCGTTGTCGAAAATGCGGTTGCCCACCAGCCGGTTGTGGGCGGAGGAATCGATGGCGATGCCTTCCCGCAGGCCCGAGCCGAACCGGTAGCGGGGAAAGCTGCCGTGGCCGTTGCCGGTCACCGTGGTGTTGAGGATTTCGTTTTTCCTGGAACTGTGCTCCAGGTAGATGCCCGAGGAACCCGAGCCACTCACGTGGCTGTCGGCGATGCGCACCTGGCTGACGTAGTCGTCCAGGTAGATGCCCACGCGCTGGCTGTCCCGGACGCTAACGTTCTCCAGGACGATGTGGTGGGGAGTGATGCGGTAAAGGGTCTCCCGGTCATGGCGTTTGGCCTTGACGCCATCCGGCTCCAGGCGGGCCACGCGGATGCCGTTGCCGCCCCCCCGGACATGGCAGTTCCTGACCGTGACCTGGCTGACGGGCTGCCGGCCACCGATGAGGATGCCCCAGTCCAGTCCCCGGGCATCGATCTGGGCGCCTCGGCAATCCAGTTCCACGCCGCTTGCGGTGATATGGATGGATGTGCGGTAGCGGCAGGCAGGTTCCAGGCGGGTGTCCTGGGTGACGGTGATGGCCTCGGGGACAGGGCAGTCCGGCAAGGCGCCGCCCATGGCCCAGGCCTGGGCACTTAACAGCAGTACCAGCGAAAGTGGCGGCAGCATCGTGTAACGGCCTGAAGAAGGCCTTCAATGATCCCGGGATGGGCGGGCGAAGTCCTCGATGGCATCCATGAGGGCCTCGGCCCAGACCTGGGGCGGCCGGTCGGCACGGGGCAGGTGGATGAGGCGGATGCCCCGCTGCCGGCAGGCTGCCTGGTCCACCACTGACAGGTCCTCCCCGGTCACCACCAGCAAGGCCAGCTTGGGGCAGCCGTCGATGTCCGGCCCCGTGACGGATGACTCATGGGTGACGCCGATGGTGGCCCGCCAGAGGTGGTCCACGCATTCCCCGGCCTGGGTATGGGGATGTTCCACCCAGACGTGGTCGAAGCCGGGTATGCGCATTTCACCGGGCATGGCGGCCCGGTCCAGCAGGACGATGTAGTGCTTCATGGCTTGGCTAGGTTTGCAGGGATTGGATGATGTGGATCAGGGCCGATGAATCAAGTTCCCCTTCGCCCCTGGCCACCAGGGCGTCCATGGCAGAGGCGGCCTGTGCCGTCACGGGCAGGGCCACGCCCGCCATCATGGCTTCCGCCAGGACCAGCCCCAGGTCCTTCTTGTGCAGTCGGGCCTTGAAGCCGGGGATGAAATTCCCGTCCAGCATGCGCTGGCCGTGGACCTCCAGGATGCGGCTGTAGGCGAAGCCCCCCAGCAGGGCCTGGCGCACCTTGGTGGGATCGACATCTTCCCGCTGGGCGAAGGTGAGGGCCTCGGCTACGCCCATCAGGGTGGCGGAAACGACAATCTGGTTGCATGCCTTGGCCACCTGGCCGGCACCGGTGTCGCCTACATGGACGATGTTCTGTCCCATCAGCTGGAGCAGAGGCAGCACCCGTGTGAAAGCGTCCGTGGGGCCCCCCACCATGATGGACAGGGTGCCTGTCCTGGCGCCTGCCTCGCCGCCGGACACGGGGGCATCCATCCAGATGACGCCCCTTCCCGCCAGGCGGGCGCTGCAGGCGCGGGTGGCGGTGAGGGAAGTGGTGCCCAGGTCCACCACCACGCTGGCAGTCCCAAGCCCCTCTGCCGCGCCCCGGGGTCCGAACATGACGGATTCCAGGGCCGAGTCGTCGGCCACATTGACGAAGAGGATGTCCGAGCCGGCCGCGGCCAGGAACGGGGATTCCGCCACCCGGGCGCCGGCTGCCCGGAGTGCCTCCGCGCTGGAGAGGGTGCGGTTATGTACGGTGAGGAGTACGCCGCCCTTGCTCAAGTTGAGGGCCATGGGCCTGCCCATGGTGCCCAGGCCGATGAATCCGGCGGAGGCAGCCGGTGACATCACAAGGCTTCGTTGTCCGGGGCCTTCTCGGTTTTTTTCGGCACCTGCATTTGCTTCTGCACTTCATCCAGGCCTTTGGGAGGGTGCAGGCGCTGGTTCGTGCCCCAGCTGAGGTCGCGGGCCTGGGGACGCCGGTGGCGGCGGCGGTAGGTGAAGCGCAGATTCCAGATCACGAACCCCGCCGAGATCAGCAGGATGCCACTGATCTTGCCGATGAAGGCCTCCAGCACGATGGTGGCGATCAACCCCATCAGCACGTAGAGATAGGGGAGCGGCTCGTATAGCCAGTCCGGTACGTTTTTGAGCATTGTCTCCTCCTACTTGGACCGAGTTTATCAAGCTTGATGCAATTTGCCGGAAAAATCGCCGCAGTTCAGCGCAGGAAGGCGATCCAGAAGGGTAGGGTGACGAGAAACAGCAGGCTGCTCCAACTTGCCGTCAGGGCCGCTGCGCGCACATCCAGGTTGAAGCGGTCGGCGAAACTGGCGGCCATGAGCATGGTGGGCATGGCCGTTTCCAGCACGGCGGCGGTCTGGGCGGGATGGAGTTCGCCGAAAATGAGCCGGGCCAACCCCAGGGCCAGCATAGGGGCCAGCAGGAGCTTGATGGCCACCGCGGCCAGCACCGGCCGGGTGGGACGCAGGTCGCCCCAGGGAATGGACAGGCCCAGGGTGAACAACATGATGGGGATGGTGGCCTGGCCCATGAACTTGGCCGCCTTGATGAGGGGAGTGACGTCGATGCCCGACAGGTTCACCGCGAAGCCCAGCACGAAGCCCCATATGGGGGGCAGGGACACCATGGTGCGCAACAGGCTGGTGCCTTGTCCCCCTTCGTGCCCCAGGCGCGTGGCGATCCAGACCCCGAAGGTCCATACCAGGGGCGTGGATGCCAGCACGTCGGCGAAGGCGGCGTAGCTGCCGCCTATATCTCCATACAGGAAGGTCAGGGTGGGGTAGCCCATGAACAGGACGTTGCCGAAGATGCCTGCCAGCAGGATGGCGGATCGGGTTTCCCGGGCCAACCCCTGTCCCAGGCGGCTATGGAACAGCAGGGGGTAGAGCAGCGCGAAGGCCAGGGCGATGCCCAGGAGGGTGATGACGGGTACGGTCAGAAGCTGGGGCGTGATTTCCGCCTGGGCGGAGAGGGCGAACAGCAGGGGCGGGGCAAACACGTCCACCACCAGACGGTTCAGGTTGACGCGGAGGGTGGCGGCAGGAAACTGGGGTCGAAACCTTACCCAGAGTCCGCCGGCCATCACCAGCAGGGCGATGGGCAGCCAGACCTGGAGGAGGAGCTGGAGGAGGAAGGCGGGGGTCATGGGGGAATTGTAGGGGGCTGTACTTCATTCCGGCTAAGGCCGGGGTCCACGGGTTTCGCCTTGATCTACCGGCGTCACTGCGCCACGGATGTTTGGCCGGGGGTGCCCGGCAGCACGTTACTCTTCTTGAGCGGCCAAGAAGAGTAACCAGAAGAAGGCCGCCCCGCTTCGTGGCCCTTCGGGTGCCCAATTTTTTCGAGCCCGTTCGGGCGGCTGCGCAACTCGTCCTGCGGGCTCAGACAGTGCTCGCCGACTTCCCCCGCACGGCCTCGAAAAAATTGGCGACTCAGAGGGGGCTAAAAGCGGCGGCACGCGATGGATTTCCCCCCCCCTCTGCCGGCGCCGGGAATTTTGGACTTGGCTGGGGTTGCCGAAGGCCAGCGAAAGGTGTCTGAGCGAAGCGAGTTCTTTCGCTGCCCTAGACAAGTTCGAAATTCCCGGGGTTTCGCCGAAAGCGGGGGCGGCCTTCTTTTGGTTCCTTTTCTTGCCCGGCCAAGAAAAGGAACTAGCTGCCGGGCTACCCCCGGCCAATCACCCCTTTTTGAGTGGGTGCCTCAATGCAATCACCGGGCCCTATCGGAGGTAAGTGACTTACTCCTCCCCCGCCTCCATGCCCAGTTCATTGATCTTTCGCGTCAGGGTATTCCGCCCCCAGCCCAGCAGGTTGGCGGCCTCGATCTTGCGTCCGCCGGTTTGCTGCAGGGCCACGCGGATGAGGGTGCGCTCGAACTCCTTGGTGAGGTGGTCCAGGATGCCGGACTCCCCCCGGGCCAGTTCCGCCTGGGCGGTGCGGGCCAGGGCCTCGGACCAGTTGATGGCGATGCCCCCGGGCTGGGTACTGGCCTCGGCGGGCAGGTCCTTGGGCTCGATGGCCTGGCCGGGAGCCATGACCGTGAGCCAGTGGCACAGGTTTTCCAGTTGCCGAACGTTGCCGGGGTAGGGCAGGGCGGAGAGCGCCTTCATGGCCTCGTCGGACACCTGCTTCATTTCCACGCCCAGGTCCTGGGCACTCTTCTTCAGGAAGTGGCGCACCAGCAGGGGGATGTCTTCGCGCCGGTCCCGCAGGGCGGGGATCTTGATGCGGATGACGTTGAGGCGGTGGAACAGGTCTTCCCGGAACAGGCCCTGGCGCACCCGGTCCTCCAGTTGCTGGTGGGTGGCGGCGATGACCCGCACGTTGACCCGAACGGGGGCATGGCCACCCACCCGGTAGAACTCCCCGTCCGCCAGCACCCGCAGCAGCCGGGTCTGGAGGTCGGAGGGCATGTCGCCGATCTCGTCCAGGAACAGGGTGCCGCCGTCGGCCTGCTCGAAGCGGCCCCGGCGGGAGGTGGTGGCGCCGGTGAAGGCGCCACGCTCATGGCCGAACAGTTCGGATTCCAGCAGATCCTTGGGGATGGCGGCGGTGTTCAGGGCGATGAAGGGCTTGTCCCTGCGCGGGCTGTGGCGATGCAGGGCATGGGCCACCAGTTCCTTGCCGCTGCCGGTCTCGCCGGTGATCAGCACCGTGGCGTGGGACTGGGCCAGGCGGCCGATGGCCCTGAAAACGTCCTGCATGGCCGGGGCCTGGCCCAGCATGGCCTCGCCCATGGGGCCCGCCTCCAGGCCCACTACTTCATCCCCGCGCCCGCCTTCCTCCAGGGCCCGATGGATGAGTTCCAGGGCATGGTTCACGTCGAAGGGTTTGGGCAGGTATTCGAACGCGCCGCCCTGGAAGGCCGACACGGCGGAATCCAGGTCGGAATAGGCGGTCATGATGATGACCGGCAGGCGTGGGTGCTCAGCCTTGAGCTTTTCCATGAACTCCAGGCCGCTCATTCCAGGCATGCGGATGTCGGAGAGAATGGCGCCGGGCGTTTCCCGGTCCAGGGCCCGCAAGGCGGATTCGGCGTTGTCGAATATGCGGTGGGACAGGTTCTCCCGGGCCAGGGCCTTCTCGAACACCCAGCGGATGGAACGGTCGTCGTCAATGATCCAGACGGGTTTCATGTGATTTCCAGTAGGGGAGTGGGTAGTGGGGAGTGGAAACTGGGGGGAAGGGCGCGCGGTCACTCAACCCGACTCCCCACTCTTCGCTTTCCACTATCAGGGTCATCATTTAATCGGCAGATAAATTGAAAAACAGGTGTGGCCCGGCCGGCTGTCCACATGGATGGCGCCATCATGGCGCTGCACCAGGGATTGGGCCAGGGTCAGGCCCAGGCCGGAGCCCCCTTCCCGCCCGGACACCAGGGGCAGGAAGACCTGGCCCAGGATGTCCTCGGGGATGCCGGGGCCGTTGTCGATGACGTCCAGGCGGATGGCCTGTTTCCAGCGCTTCATGGCCAGGGTCACCTGGCGCGCCACCCGGGTCTTGAGGGTGATGCGGCCCTTGCCTTCCATGGCCTGGGCGGCATTGCGGGCGATGTTAAGCACGGCCTGGATGAGCTGCTCAGGGTCCCCCACCAGGTCCGGCAGGCTGATGTCGTAGTCCCGGCGGATCACCAATTGGGCCCCCGCCTCGGGCCTCTGACCCGAGCCGCCCCCCGAGGGGGCCAAGTCCATCTTTGGGCGGCCCGGCGATGGACTTGGAAGCTGGGTAAATTCCGCCATCAGCACGCTGCGTACCCGCTCAAGCACCTCATGCACATTGATGGACTCCACCACGGGCCGCTTGGCGGGGGTCAGCAGCTTGTCCAGCAGGCTTTGCAGGCGGTTGGTCTCCTGGATGACCACCTGGGTGTATTCCCGCAGATCCGAGTCCTCCAGTTCCGCCTCCAGCAGCTGGGCGGCCCCGCGAATGCCCCCCAGGGGGTTGCGAATTTCGTGGGCCAGCTGGCGTAGCAGGTTCTGGCTGGCCTGGCTCTGGGCCATGACCTGCTCGTCCCGGGCGATGCGCACGTTGCCCGCGGCCGGATGCAACTCGATCAAAGCCGCGTCCCCTTCGCCGTCCAGGGGCGTGACGGTGGCGCAAAGCACAACGCTGTGGCCATTGATGGGCAATACCAGGTCATGTTCGGTAAAAGAGGTGCCCTCTGATAGTGCATGATCTACTACACGCACCAATTCGGTGCAATCCATGGTCAGGCTGGCCAGGGGACGATCCAGGGCGTGGATGGCGGAAACACCCAACAGATTTTCCGCGGCGGGGTTGATATAGCGCGTCACCCGTTCCCCATCCACCACGAGGACGGCGGTGGCAAGAACGTCTGTGCTGGGTGGTTTGGCAGTGGTGTTCGTCATGGTTGTTATCTCTGGACGCTTCCAGATTAGCAAGAAACGGGCCACGGGAAGGGGGGTAAACCGGAGGTGGGAAATAGGGAGTGGGCGCAGGTATCGTCAGCGTTTCCCTCCCATTACCCACTTCCAACTCCCCGCTTCCCCGCCCACAATTGGCGCACATGATTCCACCTGGGAGCGGTAATGACCCGATACATCAACCTGGATGGCAACGAGGCCGCCGCTCGCATGGCCTTCCTCACCAATGAGGTGATCGCCATCTACCCCATCACGCCTTCCTCAAACATGGGGGAATGGGCGGATGAATGGGCCAGCCAGGGCAAGGCCAACCTGTGGGGCAGCGTGCCCCGCATCATCGAGATGCAGTCCGAGGGCGGCGCCGCCGGCGCCTTGCACGGTGCCCTGACGTCCGGCGCCCTGGCCACCAGCTTCACCGCCAGCCAGGGCCTGCTGCTGTATATCCCCAACCTGTACAAACTCGCCGGCGAGCTGACGCCCTTCGTGCTCCACGTGGCGGCCCGGGCCGTGGCCACCCACGCCCTGTCCATCTTCGGTGAGCATTCCGACGTCATGGCCTGCCGGCCCACGGGCTGCGCCCTGTTGTGCGCCGGCTCGGTGCAGGAAGCCCAGGATTTCGCCCTGACGGCCCAGGCCGCCACCCTGGCCGGGCGCCTGCCGGTGATCCACTTCTTCGACGGCTTCCGCACCTCCCACGAGGTGGCCAAGATCGAGGCGGTGGAAGAGGACACGGTGCGGGCCATGATCGACGACGAGCTGGTCATGGCCCATCGTCGCCGGGCCCTGTCGCCGGAGCATCCCGTCATCCGGGGCACTTCCCAGAACCCGGACGTGTTCTTCCAGTCCCGGGAGCGGGTGAATCCGCTCTACGAGGCCTTCCCCGGCATCATGCAGGCCGCCTTCGACCGCTTCGGTGAATTGACCGGTCGGCGCTACCGCCTGTTCGACTATGTGGGCGCGGCGGATGCGGAGCGGGTGCTGGTGCTCATGGGCTCCGGAGTGGAGACGGTCCACGAGACCGTGGAGCATCTGATGGAGGAGGGCGAGAAGGTGGGTGTGCTGAAGGTGCGCCTTTACCGTCCCTGGGGTGCCCAGTCTTTCCTCGCGGCCCTGCCACAGTCGGCCAGGGCGGTGGCCGTGCTGGACCGCACCAAGGAGCCGGGCGCCGACGGGGAGCCGCTTTACAAGGACGTGCTGGGCACCCTGGCCCAGGCTGCCGCGGATGGCCGGGTCATGCCCCGGGTCATTGGGGGGCGTTACGGCCTGGCGTCCAAGGAGTTCACGCCGGCCATGGTGAAGGCCGTGTTCGACGAACTGGCCAAGCCGTCACCCAAGCGCCAGTTCACCGTGGGCATCCGGGACGACGTGACCCGGTTGTCCCTGGACTGGGATCCGGCCTTCCGCACGGAGGCGGCGCAGAAGCTCCAGCACGCCGTGTACTGGGGCCTGGGGGCCGACGGCACCGTGTCCGCCAACAAGAACTCCATCAAGATCATCGGCGAGGCCACGGATCTGCATGCCCAGGGCTACTTCGTCTACGACTCCAAGAAGTCCGGCGCGGTCACCGTCTCCCATCTGCGCTTCGGCGATGCCCCCATCCGCTCCACCTACCTCATCGAGGAGGGCATGGCGGGCTTCGTGGCCTGCCATCAGACCGTGTTCCTGGGTCGCTACGACATGCTGGCCCATGCCAAACCGGGCGGCGTGTTCCTGTTGAATACGCCGGAACCGGTGGAGCGCGTGTGGGACAGCCTGCCCCAGGCCACCCGGGCCCGGATCCAGGCCAAGGGCCTGCAACTGTGGGTCATCGACGCCTACCGGGTGGCGGCGGACGCGGGCATGGGGCGGCGCATCAACACCATCATGCAGGCCTGCTACTTCGCCATCTCCGGCGTCCTGCCCCGGGATGCGGCCATGGCCGCCATCAAGCAGGCGGTGGAGAAGACCTACGGCAGGAAGAGCAAGCGCCTGGCGGACCTGAACTTCAAGGCCATCGACATGACCCTGGAACACCTCCATCAAATTGTCATTCCGGCGCAGGCCGGAATCCAGGAGGTCATGCCCTGGACCCCGGCGTTCGCAGGGGTGACAGAAATGCCCGACTTCATCCGCGACATCACCCTGCCCATCTACTACGGCAGGGGTGATGAGCTGCCCGTGTCCGCCATGCCCCTGGACGGCAGCTGGCCCGTGGGCACGGCCAAATACGAGAAGCGCAACATCGCCCTGGAAATCCCCGTGTGGGAGGCGGACCTGTGCACCCAGTGCGGCAAGTGCGTGCTGGTGTGCCCCCACAGCGCCATCCGTGCCCGGGCCTTCAACGAGGGCGAGGTGGCGAACGCGCCCCCCACCTTCAAGCATGTGCCCGCCCGCAGCAAGGACTACCCGGCCGGCACCCACATCAGCTACCAGGTGGCGCCGGAGGACTGCACCGGCTGCGGCGACTGCGTGGAGGCCTGCCCCATCCACGACAAGTCCAACGTCTCCCGCCTGGCGGTGAACATGGCGCCCATTACCCACGAACTCCGCTTGGCGGAGCGGGAGAACTTCGCCTTCTTCCTGAGGCTTCCCGAGTTCGACCGGGAGGCGATCAAGCACACCACCATCCCGGGCTCCGCCTTGCTGGACCCCCTGTTCGAATTCTCCGGGGCCTGCTCCGGCTGCGGCGAGACGCCCTACATCCGGCTGGCCACCCAGCTGTTCGGCGACCGCATGCTGGTGGCCAACGCCACGGGCTGCTCCTCCATCTACGGCGGCAACCTGCCCACCACGCCCTACACCACCAATGCGGAAGGGCGGGGGCCGGCCTGGTCCAACTCCCTGTTCGAGGACAATGCGGAATTTGGCCTGGGCATGCGCCTGGCGGCGGACAAGCTCATGGACTATGCCAAGCGCCTGGCCCGGGAGATGGCCGATGACATCGGTACCGAGGGTGGAAAAAGCTTGGTGACGGAACTGGTGGAGGCGAACCAGCGGGACGAGGCGGGCATCCGCGCCCAGCGCCGCCGCGTGGCCCTGCTGCTGGACCGGTTAGCCGCGTCGAAGCATCCCCGGGCCCGGGAACTGGCCTCCATCTCCGAGTGGCTCATCCGCCGTTCCGTGTGGATCATCGGCGGCGACGGCTGGGCCTACGACATCGGCTACGGCGGCCTGGACCACGTGCTGGCCCTGCCTTACGACGTGAACATCCTGGTGCTGGACACGGAGGTTTATTCCAACACCGGCGGCCAGACCTCCAAGGCCACCCCCATCGGCGCCGTGGCCAAGTTCTCAGCCGGCGGCAAGGCCACGGCCAAGAAGGACCTGGGCCGCCTGGCCAGCGACTATGGCCACGTGTACGTCGCCAACGTGGCCTACGGCGCCAAGGACACCCAGACCCTGCGGGTGTTCCACGAGGCCGAGGCCTACGAGGGGCCCTCCCTCATCGTCGCCTACAGCCCCTGCATCGCCCACGGCGTGGACATGCAGTACAACCTGCGCCAGCAGGACATGGCGGTGAAGTCCGGCCACTGGCCCCTGTACCGCTTCGACCCCCGGGTGGGCGAGTCCGGCGCGAACCCGTGGAAGCTGGACTCGGCGGCCCCCAGCCTTCCCATCAAGGACTTCATGCAGAGCGAGACCCGCTTCGCCATGCTGTCCCGCAGCCACCCCGAGGACGCGGAGCGCTTCCTGGCCACTGCGCAGAAAGCGGCGGAGGAACGTTTTGCCGCCTACAAGGCGCTGGCTGAGATGGCGCCTATCCACACGGTCCCAGACACTACCCCCTCCGGTTCCTCTGCCGGCAACGAACCCAAGACCGGCGCTTGAGACAGGAGTCCAGAAATGATTGATCTCTCCACCGACTACGTGGGCCTGAAGCTCAAGAACCCCCTGGTGCCCTCTGCCTCGCCCCTGTCCAAGCATCTGGACACGGCCCTGCGCCTGGAGGATGCCGGCGCGGCGGCCCTGGTGATGTATTCTCTGTTCGAGGAGGAACTGGATGCCGAGGCGGCCATGGCCGACCGGTTCCTGGTGCACGGCGACCTGGGCCATGGCGAGGCGGACAGTTACCTGCCAGACCACGGCAGCTTTACCGGCGGCCTGGACCGCTACCTGGAGCAGCTGCGGCGCCTCAAGGAGCGCCTGGAAATACCGGTGGTGGCCAGCCTCAACGGCGTGTCCCTGTCCGGCTGGGTGGATCTGGGCAAGGAGTTGCAGCGGTCCGGGGCCGACGCCCTGGAACTGAACGTCTATCACGTGGCTGCGGAGATGGCCCACTCGGGCGAGGCGGTGGAGGCCCGCTACCTGAGCCTGCTGGCGGAACTGAGGGGGGCGGTGAACCTGCCCATCATCATGAAGCTGTCGCCCTATTTTTCCTCTCTGCCCCATTTCGTGAAACAACTTGAGCAGGGCGGTGCCAGGGGCGTGGCTCTGTTCAACCGCTTCTTCCAGCCGGACATCGATCTGGAATGCCTGCGGGTGGAAAACCGCCTGAACCTGTCCCATCCCGACGAGGCCCTGTTGCGCATCGTCTGGATCGCCATCCTGCATGGCCGCACCCGAATGACCCTGGCCGCCACGGGTGGGGTGCATGGGCCGGAAGAGGCCATAAAGTTGCTGCTGGCAGGGGCGGATGTGGTGCACCTGGCCTCCTGTCTCTTGCGACACGGCCCCGGCCGCCTGGCGGAAATCCTGCAAGGCATGGAACGTTGGATGGCGGAAAAGGAATATGTCTCCGTGGCCCAGTTGAAGGGCAGCATGAGCCAGCAACACCTGCCTGACCCCGCTGTGCTGGCCAGGGCCAACTACCTCCATGTGCTGGACAGCTATGCCAGCCCCAAGGGCGTGATGTCCTGAGGTGCGAGGTCGCTGCGATGCAGGGGACTTGAGGCCTCGAATAACGCCCCGTTTCGGGGTGCTGTTCAATTCAGGCGGCTACAATCGGCGCCTGAAAAAGGGAAGCGCCAGATGAGCGACCAGGACGAGATCCAGATCAAGGAACACCTCGAGGACAGTCTGCGGCAGGTGATGGAACTCATCGCCCGGCACAGGCTGGTGGAAGAACTCGTCCACAAACAGGACATGCCCCGCCACGAACTGGTGGAATCCCTGGTGCACAAGCAGAACCTGGCGGAACTGTCCAAGAAGCTGGACGAACTCCACCCCGCAGACGTGGCCTACATCCTGGAGGCCCTGCCCCTGGAGGAGCGCTTGCTGGTCTGGGACCTGGTGAAGGCTGAGAGGGACGGCGACATTCTGCTGGAAGTCTCCGATGCGGTGCGTGAATCCCTCATCGCTGCCATGGACAACCGGGAACTGCTGGCCGCTGCCCATACGC from Thiobacillus sp. carries:
- a CDS encoding right-handed parallel beta-helix repeat-containing protein, with the translated sequence MLPPLSLVLLLSAQAWAMGGALPDCPVPEAITVTQDTRLEPACRYRTSIHITASGVELDCRGAQIDARGLDWGILIGGRQPVSQVTVRNCHVRGGGNGIRVARLEPDGVKAKRHDRETLYRITPHHIVLENVSVRDSQRVGIYLDDYVSQVRIADSHVSGSGSSGIYLEHSSRKNEILNTTVTGNGHGSFPRYRFGSGLREGIAIDSSAHNRLVGNRIFDNAAGGIFLYKNCQEHINTNPQSVPRWQHADHNLIQGNTIEDEKVGVWIASRQSRDLSSWDCGDPPYLAPGHFPDHASHNQVRGNRFVDVAVGVRVEDDDNTIVGNTFVSTPIPFEKGAKLRQQTLGTPLQGIVFEGNTLSPAPGN
- a CDS encoding NAD(P)-dependent oxidoreductase codes for the protein MSPAASAGFIGLGTMGRPMALNLSKGGVLLTVHNRTLSSAEALRAAGARVAESPFLAAAGSDILFVNVADDSALESVMFGPRGAAEGLGTASVVVDLGTTSLTATRACSARLAGRGVIWMDAPVSGGEAGARTGTLSIMVGGPTDAFTRVLPLLQLMGQNIVHVGDTGAGQVAKACNQIVVSATLMGVAEALTFAQREDVDPTKVRQALLGGFAYSRILEVHGQRMLDGNFIPGFKARLHKKDLGLVLAEAMMAGVALPVTAQAASAMDALVARGEGELDSSALIHIIQSLQT
- a CDS encoding AEC family transporter, which gives rise to MTPAFLLQLLLQVWLPIALLVMAGGLWVRFRPQFPAATLRVNLNRLVVDVFAPPLLFALSAQAEITPQLLTVPVITLLGIALAFALLYPLLFHSRLGQGLARETRSAILLAGIFGNVLFMGYPTLTFLYGDIGGSYAAFADVLASTPLVWTFGVWIATRLGHEGGQGTSLLRTMVSLPPIWGFVLGFAVNLSGIDVTPLIKAAKFMGQATIPIMLFTLGLSIPWGDLRPTRPVLAAVAIKLLLAPMLALGLARLIFGELHPAQTAAVLETAMPTMLMAASFADRFNLDVRAAALTASWSSLLFLVTLPFWIAFLR
- the ntrC gene encoding nitrogen regulation protein NR(I) → MKPVWIIDDDRSIRWVFEKALARENLSHRIFDNAESALRALDRETPGAILSDIRMPGMSGLEFMEKLKAEHPRLPVIIMTAYSDLDSAVSAFQGGAFEYLPKPFDVNHALELIHRALEEGGRGDEVVGLEAGPMGEAMLGQAPAMQDVFRAIGRLAQSHATVLITGETGSGKELVAHALHRHSPRRDKPFIALNTAAIPKDLLESELFGHERGAFTGATTSRRGRFEQADGGTLFLDEIGDMPSDLQTRLLRVLADGEFYRVGGHAPVRVNVRVIAATHQQLEDRVRQGLFREDLFHRLNVIRIKIPALRDRREDIPLLVRHFLKKSAQDLGVEMKQVSDEAMKALSALPYPGNVRQLENLCHWLTVMAPGQAIEPKDLPAEASTQPGGIAINWSEALARTAQAELARGESGILDHLTKEFERTLIRVALQQTGGRKIEAANLLGWGRNTLTRKINELGMEAGEE
- a CDS encoding PAS domain-containing protein; translated protein: MTNTTAKPPSTDVLATAVLVVDGERVTRYINPAAENLLGVSAIHALDRPLASLTMDCTELVRVVDHALSEGTSFTEHDLVLPINGHSVVLCATVTPLDGEGDAALIELHPAAGNVRIARDEQVMAQSQASQNLLRQLAHEIRNPLGGIRGAAQLLEAELEDSDLREYTQVVIQETNRLQSLLDKLLTPAKRPVVESINVHEVLERVRSVLMAEFTQLPSPSPGRPKMDLAPSGGGSGQRPEAGAQLVIRRDYDISLPDLVGDPEQLIQAVLNIARNAAQAMEGKGRITLKTRVARQVTLAMKRWKQAIRLDVIDNGPGIPEDILGQVFLPLVSGREGGSGLGLTLAQSLVQRHDGAIHVDSRPGHTCFSIYLPIK